In the genome of [Mycoplasma] phocae, one region contains:
- a CDS encoding phosphopentomutase produces the protein MAKFKRVFFIVTDGLGVGSEPRQKEFNDVGADSLFHASEVLPLEIPTWKKLGITEIAKIAGHNAKNKNPLAYMARVHEMSNGKDTLTGHWEMMGIYTKVPNPQFTEKGFPDDLVAELSKAFDNRKIIGNRNASGTVILQELGHQHIQNGDMIIYTSPDSTLQIIGDEKTLGVEKLTEYAKRARAICSSKPEWNVARVISRPFVFENGKFTRTFNRHDFANKPTGHIILEDLQNKGIEVVAIGKINDIFTHVGIDKVYGPASDDENMDIAIDIASSDSTNQLVFVNLVQFDSHYGHREDPIGYSENVSRFDIKLTKLINAMKSDDLLIITSDHGNDPTKGSDHTREALPLTIFSKSFKNPKILGVVNGLGTAGNIVARNFEVPTVSTGEDIFDDLV, from the coding sequence ATGGCAAAATTTAAAAGAGTATTTTTTATTGTAACTGATGGACTTGGAGTCGGTTCTGAACCAAGACAAAAAGAATTCAATGATGTTGGAGCAGATAGTTTGTTTCATGCTTCTGAAGTTCTACCCTTAGAAATTCCAACATGAAAAAAATTAGGAATTACTGAAATTGCAAAAATTGCTGGACACAATGCTAAAAACAAAAATCCACTAGCTTATATGGCAAGAGTTCATGAGATGTCAAATGGTAAGGATACCTTAACTGGACATTGAGAAATGATGGGAATTTACACAAAAGTTCCTAATCCACAATTTACTGAAAAAGGATTCCCTGATGATTTAGTAGCCGAACTTTCAAAAGCTTTTGATAACCGTAAAATTATCGGTAATCGTAATGCGTCAGGAACAGTTATTTTACAAGAATTAGGACATCAACACATTCAAAATGGCGATATGATTATTTACACATCGCCAGATTCAACTCTTCAAATTATTGGAGATGAAAAAACACTTGGTGTAGAAAAACTTACAGAATATGCCAAACGTGCACGGGCAATATGTTCATCAAAACCTGAATGAAATGTAGCAAGAGTTATTTCACGGCCATTTGTTTTTGAAAATGGGAAATTCACAAGAACATTCAACCGTCATGACTTTGCTAATAAACCAACTGGACACATTATTTTAGAAGATTTACAAAATAAAGGCATTGAAGTTGTTGCAATAGGAAAAATTAACGATATTTTTACTCATGTCGGAATTGACAAAGTTTATGGACCTGCTTCAGATGATGAAAATATGGATATCGCTATTGATATTGCTTCATCAGATTCAACAAACCAATTAGTTTTTGTTAACTTGGTTCAATTTGATAGTCACTATGGTCACCGTGAAGATCCAATTGGTTATAGTGAAAATGTTTCAAGATTTGACATTAAGTTAACTAAGCTAATTAATGCTATGAAATCAGATGATTTATTAATAATTACATCTGATCATGGAAATGATCCAACTAAAGGATCTGATCATACTCGTGAAGCTCTTCCACTAACCATTTTTTCAAAATCATTTAAAAATCCAAAAATTCTTGGAGTTGTAAATGGATTAGGAACTGCCGGAAATATTGTGGCAAGAAACTTTGAAGTTCCAACCGTTTCGACTGGTGAAGATATTTTCGATGATTTAGTTTAG
- a CDS encoding thioredoxin family protein, translating into MLKKLTHAELGDQHLEGKAIVGFRATWCPPCQMLGPELEMLAKDHADINVFDLDVDQNQEFAHEMGVSSIPSLFFYQDGKLVDRTVGYIPADELVKKFK; encoded by the coding sequence ATGTTAAAAAAATTAACTCACGCAGAATTGGGTGACCAACACCTAGAAGGCAAAGCAATCGTAGGATTTAGAGCTACATGATGTCCTCCATGCCAAATGTTAGGACCAGAACTTGAAATGTTAGCAAAAGATCACGCTGATATTAATGTTTTTGATCTAGATGTAGACCAAAACCAAGAATTCGCTCATGAAATGGGTGTTTCATCGATTCCTTCACTATTTTTCTACCAAGATGGTAAACTTGTTGATAGAACAGTTGGTTACATTCCTGCTGACGAACTTGTTAAAAAATTTAAATAA
- a CDS encoding MAG2960 family serine endopeptidase lipoprotein encodes MKFNKKLSLLLSVGALSISPIFIVASCKIEQPKIDDKEKNSKIEKGNVDKSDSRDNSNSNKNESSKPDKNKNEISNDKQNDDSNILDPNNDKNNASDNSNSKKNENSKPDKNKNEISNDKQNDDSNILDPNNDKNNASDNDSINKESDAKQPDQSKNEKQEEKNNSDIYKETNLLEKFSLNLNQIYDSENKKYYSPEKIFTSTNLYKRSVMELKQFLKEQGSNFDANTSANSEKFLEKIRNIGTYGNYGSTPEEKINYYTEYYKRNLMTEAKYLDRFDAIDENRFIAMTNDNVSKKIEKIIKDNPFGFLPSNLSQFFYYIQLDTIKYLLDFPEKIQDIKANYDDKVGSISLLIITPNNKYKYEFNRENSELKNDNDFYKYIHDRTFSLGFKYLVTKQNPFGGSSEIIQEGSTGTAWVLDRIKNSDAPKGFYEFVIATNIHVLNWADAFDKSKSKHYFRSKEEEDAWFGGFYFDRYWRLETEKKHGKNNKTYDKITNLPANRYKYYFGPLYSKNSAPTNYDFSKNEFLDVDLKDKEGQTNIWRAYLDMILYTPQFDSKSIKTRKDNANLFFKPGYDQRTRIGETPYGGGDIVLTKWRLTASEVEELFPTLFPLLETEKEKDWYIGLGNEDSDSKELESVIQTHFAGGYPVNSSTDNNISFKVTKSTGGTIVTQPRIVDDSEFLDLWVRYDQDKNKKFNPLNEDWKNYEEQFLENVEHGMRLRVLNQLPRMYMKNDFALDSGSSGSMVINSRFNVIGINFLNVQELDDANSKGNALVLFKSSNEYNPEQFSGDIKKDFIKTLKEKKIITVKMNNS; translated from the coding sequence ATGAAATTTAATAAAAAACTTTCATTATTGTTATCAGTTGGAGCATTATCAATCTCTCCTATTTTTATTGTTGCAAGCTGTAAAATAGAACAGCCCAAAATTGATGACAAAGAAAAAAATTCTAAAATTGAAAAAGGTAATGTTGATAAAAGCGATTCCAGAGATAATAGCAATTCCAATAAAAATGAAAGTAGCAAACCTGATAAAAATAAAAATGAAATTTCTAATGATAAGCAAAATGATGATAGTAATATACTAGATCCTAATAATGATAAGAACAACGCCAGCGATAATAGCAATTCCAAGAAAAATGAAAATAGCAAACCTGATAAAAATAAAAATGAAATTTCTAATGATAAGCAAAATGATGATAGTAATATACTAGATCCTAATAATGATAAGAACAACGCCAGTGATAATGATTCAATTAACAAAGAATCTGATGCTAAACAGCCAGATCAATCTAAAAACGAAAAGCAAGAAGAAAAAAATAATAGTGATATATATAAAGAAACAAATTTATTAGAAAAATTTAGTTTAAATCTAAATCAAATTTATGATTCAGAAAATAAGAAATACTACTCACCTGAAAAGATTTTTACTTCTACTAATTTATATAAACGTAGTGTAATGGAATTAAAACAATTTTTAAAAGAGCAAGGCAGTAATTTTGATGCTAATACTTCTGCTAATTCAGAGAAGTTTTTAGAAAAAATTAGAAATATCGGTACATATGGCAATTATGGCAGTACTCCAGAAGAAAAAATTAATTATTATACTGAATATTACAAACGTAATTTAATGACCGAGGCTAAATATCTTGATAGATTTGATGCAATTGACGAAAATAGGTTTATCGCAATGACTAATGATAATGTATCTAAGAAAATTGAGAAAATAATTAAAGATAATCCTTTTGGTTTTCTCCCTTCAAATTTAAGTCAATTTTTCTACTATATTCAATTAGACACGATTAAATATCTACTAGATTTCCCAGAAAAAATTCAAGATATCAAAGCTAATTATGATGATAAAGTAGGTTCAATTAGTCTGCTAATTATTACACCTAATAATAAATATAAATATGAATTTAATCGTGAAAATTCAGAATTAAAAAATGATAATGACTTTTACAAATATATTCATGATAGAACATTTAGCTTAGGCTTTAAATATTTGGTGACAAAACAAAATCCATTTGGTGGATCTAGCGAAATAATTCAAGAAGGTTCTACAGGTACAGCTTGAGTGCTTGATAGAATAAAAAATTCAGATGCTCCAAAAGGTTTTTACGAATTTGTTATTGCCACAAATATTCATGTTTTAAATTGGGCAGATGCATTTGATAAAAGTAAATCTAAGCACTATTTTAGAAGTAAAGAAGAAGAAGACGCTTGATTTGGAGGATTTTATTTTGATAGATATTGACGCCTTGAAACAGAGAAAAAGCATGGCAAAAATAATAAAACCTATGATAAAATTACGAACTTACCTGCTAACCGTTATAAATATTATTTCGGGCCACTTTATTCAAAAAATTCGGCTCCTACAAATTATGATTTTAGCAAAAACGAATTTCTAGATGTAGATTTGAAAGATAAAGAAGGACAAACAAATATTTGACGTGCTTATCTTGACATGATTCTATACACACCACAATTTGATTCAAAGTCAATAAAAACAAGAAAAGATAATGCTAATTTATTCTTTAAACCAGGATATGATCAAAGAACAAGAATTGGCGAAACCCCATATGGTGGAGGTGATATTGTTCTGACAAAATGACGTTTAACTGCTAGCGAAGTTGAAGAACTTTTTCCAACTCTTTTCCCACTTCTTGAAACAGAAAAAGAAAAGGATTGATACATTGGATTAGGAAATGAAGATTCAGATTCAAAAGAATTAGAATCAGTAATACAAACACATTTTGCTGGTGGTTATCCCGTTAATAGTAGCACTGATAATAATATTAGTTTTAAAGTAACCAAATCAACTGGTGGAACAATTGTTACTCAACCAAGAATTGTTGATGATTCAGAATTTCTTGATTTATGAGTAAGATATGACCAAGACAAAAACAAAAAGTTTAATCCTTTAAATGAAGATTGAAAAAATTATGAGGAACAATTTCTAGAAAACGTTGAACACGGTATGAGATTGCGTGTATTAAATCAATTGCCAAGAATGTATATGAAAAATGATTTTGCTTTAGATTCAGGTTCAAGTGGTTCTATGGTTATCAATTCAAGATTTAATGTAATAGGGATTAATTTTCTAAATGTTCAGGAACTTGATGATGCTAATTCAAAAGGAAATGCTTTAGTTTTATTTAAATCTTCAAATGAATACAATCCCGAACAATTTTCAGGAGATATTAAAAAAGATTTTATTAAAACGCTTAAAGAGAAAAAAATCATAACTGTTAAAATGAATAATTCATAA
- a CDS encoding Cof-type HAD-IIB family hydrolase: MLDLKPRAYFLDLDGTFLDLPKTENKVSEDNINTARQLNDQGIPVIISTGRRNSEFVLNLANKINSPYIICQNGGLIVDKHNNILKKSEIKRDTALKVIEILKKEKMFFMINSLPVIYGASTKVFMAKPWTKKMEIKKYDEIPQISDVTKILTFGKLSTIAIKKLKNRLESYFFNLKFHVVSKGWSIEINDMNATKGIANSYICQLLNIDPKKAVHFGDSGNDISVKSHVGAFVVMKNAPRNIKKHGDMIAYSYKHGGVAKTIKNLFITKNN, from the coding sequence ATGTTAGATTTAAAACCACGCGCATATTTTTTAGATTTAGATGGAACCTTTTTAGATTTACCTAAAACTGAAAACAAAGTTAGTGAAGACAATATTAATACCGCTAGACAATTAAATGACCAGGGAATTCCAGTCATTATTTCAACTGGCCGTCGCAATTCAGAATTTGTACTTAATTTGGCAAATAAAATCAACTCCCCATACATTATTTGTCAAAATGGTGGTTTGATTGTCGATAAACATAATAATATTTTAAAGAAAAGTGAAATTAAAAGAGATACTGCTCTGAAAGTAATTGAAATTTTGAAAAAAGAAAAAATGTTTTTCATGATTAATAGCCTTCCAGTTATTTACGGAGCCTCAACAAAAGTTTTTATGGCTAAGCCATGAACGAAAAAAATGGAAATAAAGAAGTATGATGAAATTCCACAAATATCAGATGTTACTAAAATTTTAACTTTTGGTAAACTTTCAACTATTGCTATTAAGAAATTGAAAAATCGGCTAGAATCATATTTCTTTAATTTGAAATTTCACGTTGTGTCAAAAGGCTGAAGTATTGAAATAAATGACATGAATGCCACTAAAGGAATTGCCAACTCATATATTTGTCAATTGCTAAATATTGATCCAAAAAAAGCGGTTCATTTTGGTGATTCAGGTAATGATATTTCCGTGAAATCTCATGTTGGAGCATTTGTTGTTATGAAAAATGCTCCACGCAACATTAAAAAACATGGCGATATGATTGCTTATTCATATAAACATGGCGGTGTGGCAAAAACTATCAAAAATCTTTTTATAACCAAAAACAATTAA
- a CDS encoding SAM-dependent methyltransferase: MKKNNNKLDQFYTNPLICNHLVEVVKKLIPNQLDHEILEPSAGTGNFIDALIDIAKVKRRHIIAYDIEPKADNIEKKDYLKENIIFSDKRFVIGNPPFGYRGKLALEFLNKALSEANYVAMILPNIFQRYSIQKQVNKNAKLIYVETLGDDSFIVNDRKYDVKCVFQIWTIENTSDSDMRIKEAPAIRHQDFKTFIHNNTENTLKYFDKSKYKWDFAVHRQGYYDYNLKITNPKKLIKNRQYFFVKVINDQAWDIINKIDFKKLSKSNTQVYGFSTTDFVEEYKRLKGEKF, from the coding sequence ATGAAAAAAAATAACAATAAACTTGACCAATTTTATACCAACCCTTTAATTTGCAATCATCTTGTGGAAGTTGTAAAAAAATTGATACCTAATCAACTAGATCATGAAATCTTAGAACCATCAGCCGGCACAGGAAATTTTATCGATGCGCTAATAGACATCGCTAAAGTTAAAAGAAGACATATAATTGCTTATGATATTGAACCAAAGGCCGATAATATTGAAAAAAAAGACTATTTAAAAGAGAATATTATTTTTAGTGATAAACGTTTTGTTATAGGCAATCCCCCATTTGGTTATCGTGGCAAGCTTGCTTTAGAGTTTTTAAATAAAGCGCTAAGTGAGGCAAATTATGTTGCTATGATTTTACCTAATATTTTTCAAAGATATTCAATTCAAAAACAAGTAAATAAAAATGCTAAACTAATTTATGTTGAAACTTTAGGTGATGATTCATTTATCGTAAATGATAGAAAATATGATGTTAAATGTGTTTTTCAAATTTGAACCATAGAAAATACTTCTGACAGTGATATGCGCATAAAAGAAGCGCCTGCCATTCGTCATCAGGATTTTAAGACTTTTATTCACAATAATACAGAGAACACTTTAAAGTATTTTGATAAATCTAAATATAAGTGAGATTTTGCTGTTCATCGACAAGGCTATTATGATTATAATCTCAAAATAACTAATCCTAAAAAGCTAATAAAGAATCGACAATATTTCTTTGTTAAAGTAATTAACGATCAAGCATGAGATATAATTAATAAAATTGATTTTAAAAAATTATCTAAATCAAACACTCAGGTTTATGGTTTTTCAACAACTGATTTTGTTGAGGAGTATAAAAGACTTAAAGGAGAAAAATTTTAA
- a CDS encoding MAG2960 family serine endopeptidase lipoprotein: MKFNKKLSLLLSVGALTVAPIFIVASCKKEQLKDSNKIDKKPEIKQPDESKNKEQEKKNDSSINKKTNLSEKFSLDLSQIYNSEKKKYYSPEKIFTSTNLYKKSLIELDEFLKEQGSNFDANTLTNSKKFLEKIKNIGTYGNYGSTPEEKINYYTEYNRRSLMTEAKYLDRFEKIDEGNSITMTNGSTFEKIKGIIKDNPFGFLPSNLSQFFYYIQLDTIKGLLDFPEKIQDIKANYDDKVGSINLLIITPNNKYKYEFNRENSELKNDNDFYKYIHERTFSLGFQYLVTKQDQFGGSSRIREEGSSGTAWVLDRIENPNVPRGSYEFVIATNAHVLNWASAFDRSRSNHYFKSDQEREDWFGGFSFEEYSPSNKEIKQSGKFNKTYERITNLPKTHYEYLSRPVHSKNLFSPDYDFSKNEFVDVNQRLAHANIWRSYLDMILYTPQFDSESIRTRKDNANLFFKPGYDKNKRIGTTPYGGGDIVLTKWRLTRNEIKELFPTLFPLLETEEEKDWYIGLGNEDSDSKELESVIQTHFAGGYPINRSNDDRISFKVTKSTGGTIVTQPRIVDDSEFLDLWVRYDKNKNKKFNPLNEDWKNYEKPFVKSIEHGMRLRVLNQLPVMYMKNDFALDSGSSGSMVINSRFNVIGINFLNVEELDNPNSKGNALVLFKSPNKYKPDQFSGDIKKDFIKLLKDKNIKTVKMNN; encoded by the coding sequence ATGAAATTCAATAAAAAACTTTCATTATTGTTATCAGTTGGAGCTTTAACGGTAGCACCTATTTTTATTGTTGCTAGTTGTAAAAAAGAGCAACTTAAGGATAGTAATAAAATTGACAAAAAGCCTGAGATTAAGCAACCAGATGAATCTAAAAACAAAGAGCAAGAGAAAAAAAACGATAGTAGTATAAATAAAAAAACAAACTTATCTGAAAAGTTTAGTTTAGATTTAAGCCAAATTTATAATTCAGAAAAAAAGAAATACTACTCACCTGAAAAGATTTTTACTTCTACTAATTTATACAAGAAAAGTCTAATTGAATTAGACGAGTTTTTAAAAGAACAAGGTAGCAATTTTGACGCTAATACTCTTACTAATTCAAAAAAGTTTTTAGAAAAAATCAAAAATATCGGCACATATGGTAACTATGGCAGCACTCCAGAAGAAAAAATTAATTATTATACTGAATACAATAGGCGTAGTTTAATGACTGAAGCTAAATATCTTGATAGATTTGAAAAAATTGATGAAGGCAATTCTATTACAATGACTAACGGCAGCACATTTGAAAAAATTAAGGGAATAATTAAGGATAATCCCTTTGGTTTTCTCCCTTCAAATTTAAGCCAATTTTTCTATTATATTCAATTAGACACAATTAAAGGCTTATTAGATTTTCCAGAAAAAATTCAGGATATCAAAGCTAATTATGATGATAAAGTAGGTTCAATTAATCTACTAATTATTACACCTAATAATAAATATAAATATGAATTTAATCGTGAAAATTCAGAATTAAAAAATGATAATGACTTTTATAAATATATCCATGAAAGAACATTTAGCTTAGGTTTTCAGTATTTGGTAACAAAACAAGATCAATTTGGGGGATCTAGCAGAATAAGAGAAGAAGGATCTTCAGGTACAGCTTGAGTGCTAGATAGAATAGAAAATCCGAATGTGCCCAGAGGTTCTTATGAATTTGTTATTGCCACAAATGCCCATGTTTTAAATTGAGCAAGTGCCTTTGATAGAAGTAGATCTAATCACTATTTCAAAAGTGATCAAGAAAGAGAAGATTGATTTGGGGGATTTTCTTTTGAAGAATATTCACCTTCTAATAAAGAAATAAAACAAAGTGGTAAGTTTAATAAAACCTATGAAAGAATTACAAATTTACCCAAAACTCATTATGAATATCTTTCTAGACCGGTACATTCAAAAAATTTATTTTCTCCCGATTACGATTTTAGTAAAAATGAATTTGTTGATGTGAATCAAAGATTGGCACATGCCAATATTTGACGCTCTTATCTTGATATGATTCTATACACACCGCAATTTGATTCAGAGTCAATAAGAACTAGAAAAGATAATGCTAATTTGTTTTTTAAACCTGGATATGATAAAAATAAAAGAATTGGCACAACTCCATATGGCGGCGGTGATATTGTCCTAACGAAGTGACGTCTAACTCGGAATGAAATTAAAGAACTTTTCCCAACTCTTTTCCCACTTCTTGAAACAGAAGAAGAAAAGGATTGATACATAGGACTAGGAAATGAAGATTCGGATTCAAAAGAATTAGAATCAGTAATACAAACCCATTTTGCTGGTGGTTATCCTATTAATAGGAGCAATGATGATCGAATTAGTTTTAAAGTAACTAAATCAACTGGTGGAACAATTGTTACTCAACCAAGAATTGTTGATGATTCGGAATTTCTTGATTTATGAGTGAGATATGATAAAAACAAAAACAAAAAGTTTAATCCTTTAAATGAAGATTGAAAAAATTATGAAAAACCATTTGTGAAAAGTATAGAACACGGCATGAGATTGCGTGTATTGAATCAATTACCAGTAATGTATATGAAAAATGATTTTGCTTTAGATTCAGGTTCAAGTGGTTCTATGGTTATCAATTCAAGATTTAATGTAATAGGGATTAATTTTCTAAATGTCGAAGAACTTGACAATCCTAACTCAAAAGGAAATGCACTAGTTTTATTTAAATCTCCAAATAAATATAAACCTGATCAATTTTCGGGAGATATTAAAAAAGATTTTATTAAGCTACTTAAAGATAAAAATATTAAAACTGTTAAAATGAATAATTAA
- the proS gene encoding proline--tRNA ligase: MKKLEKITPQNEDFARWYTDVIKNGDLMAYGASKGSIIFKPLSFGIWDNIRLILDREFKKAGVQNVNLPLLIPESLLAKEKEHLEGFNPELATVTEVGGKKLSEKYYIRPTSETLFGDFFKNEINSYNDLPLIYNQWVNVLRWEKTTNPFLRTREFLWQEGHTMHSDPKEAKTLTLKMLKIYKKFVNDYLAIPVIDGEKTEHEKFSGADFTYTIEAMMKDGKALQAGTSHYLGQNFSMPFDITFKNKDNKLEYAYGTSWGVSTRLIGALIMTHGDDRGIIIPPKIAPIQVDILELFVNKEPKVHNLAVSIEKTLNKIGITTKIDDSDKGAGFKASNSEIHGTPIRIEIGPRDLAENRILLVRRDTLEKFHVSVDDIKETVKEMLEEIQNNLYKQAEERLIKNLVEVNNFEDFKTAISKGHWVIANFAGNGEDEVKIKELTGASTRCMPFKLPIKLKDDKCFFSNKKTKKCVIFAKAY, encoded by the coding sequence ATGAAAAAGCTAGAAAAAATAACTCCGCAAAATGAAGATTTTGCTAGGTGATATACAGATGTTATCAAGAATGGTGATTTAATGGCCTATGGAGCTTCAAAGGGTTCCATAATCTTTAAGCCATTATCTTTTGGTATTTGAGATAATATTAGACTAATTTTAGATAGAGAATTTAAAAAAGCGGGAGTTCAAAATGTTAATTTGCCGCTATTAATTCCGGAAAGTTTATTAGCAAAGGAAAAAGAACACTTAGAAGGTTTTAATCCTGAACTCGCAACCGTTACTGAAGTTGGCGGTAAAAAATTGAGCGAAAAATATTACATTCGTCCTACTAGTGAAACTTTATTTGGAGATTTTTTTAAAAATGAAATCAACTCTTATAATGATTTACCATTAATTTACAATCAATGAGTTAATGTTTTGAGATGAGAAAAAACTACTAATCCATTTTTAAGAACTCGAGAATTTCTATGGCAGGAAGGCCATACAATGCACTCCGATCCCAAAGAAGCAAAAACATTAACACTAAAAATGCTAAAAATCTATAAAAAATTTGTTAATGACTATTTAGCAATTCCAGTGATTGACGGCGAAAAAACCGAACATGAGAAATTTTCAGGGGCAGATTTTACCTACACAATTGAGGCAATGATGAAAGATGGCAAAGCACTTCAAGCTGGTACAAGTCATTACCTTGGACAAAATTTTAGTATGCCTTTTGATATTACTTTCAAAAACAAGGATAATAAACTTGAATACGCTTACGGAACAAGTTGAGGTGTTTCAACTCGACTAATTGGCGCACTAATCATGACTCATGGAGATGATCGCGGAATTATAATTCCACCAAAAATTGCTCCTATACAAGTTGACATTCTTGAATTATTTGTTAATAAAGAACCTAAAGTTCATAATTTAGCAGTTTCAATAGAAAAAACCTTAAATAAAATAGGTATAACTACTAAAATTGATGATTCAGATAAGGGTGCGGGATTTAAAGCATCAAACTCTGAAATTCATGGGACACCAATTAGAATAGAAATTGGACCCAGAGATTTAGCAGAAAATCGCATTTTATTAGTGAGACGTGATACACTCGAGAAATTTCATGTCTCAGTTGATGACATTAAAGAAACAGTCAAAGAAATGCTTGAAGAAATTCAGAACAATTTATATAAACAAGCAGAGGAAAGATTAATAAAAAACCTTGTTGAAGTTAATAATTTTGAAGATTTCAAAACAGCTATTTCAAAAGGTCATTGGGTTATTGCAAATTTCGCTGGTAATGGCGAAGATGAAGTAAAAATCAAGGAATTAACGGGAGCTTCAACACGTTGTATGCCGTTTAAGCTTCCAATTAAATTAAAAGATGATAAATGTTTCTTTAGTAATAAAAAAACAAAAAAATGTGTTATATTTGCTAAAGCATATTAA
- the pyk gene encoding pyruvate kinase, which produces MNFNEQKTKIVATIGPASENYEVMKKIIEAGVSTIRVNFSHGSPETHKNKFETARAISKELDIPISLMLDTKGPEIRIGKMKNDLCYIAPKSILSIKTDEESYKNLIGDEKAISISYRMDKDVKAGNQVLLDDGKLVTVVKEVKPMEVIVETVNGHNLKTNKRVNIPGVDFSIPFLSDKDKEDIKWGAHYKVDYIAASFVNSAKNVMEIRKILDENNGKHIQIISKIESQRAINNIDEIIQASDGIMIARGDLGLEIPYYDVPYYEKRIIRKCRLAGKEVIVATQMLDSMENVPLPTRAEVTDVYFAVEIGADATMLSGETASGKYPYEAVSTMSKIAKRAEKEYYTDPFYAHQIEIVANNPSSRMLIAYEVAKILEKGEYKFTIVLSHSGKLLKEISKYRPNSYIIGVVSDDKLVWSFGVTSSVFCERHSEAVRALIKYNHDAANTILEKYGAKKGDKFIVVDSLNITTHEY; this is translated from the coding sequence ATGAATTTTAATGAACAAAAGACCAAAATTGTTGCAACAATTGGTCCAGCTTCTGAAAACTATGAAGTTATGAAAAAAATAATTGAGGCAGGAGTTAGCACAATCAGAGTTAACTTTTCACATGGAAGTCCCGAAACACATAAAAATAAATTTGAAACTGCAAGAGCAATTTCAAAAGAATTAGACATTCCTATCTCTTTGATGCTTGACACAAAAGGCCCAGAAATTAGAATTGGAAAAATGAAAAACGATTTATGCTATATTGCCCCTAAATCAATTCTTTCAATTAAAACTGATGAAGAATCATACAAGAATTTAATCGGTGATGAAAAAGCTATTTCAATCTCTTACCGAATGGATAAAGATGTGAAAGCGGGAAATCAAGTCTTATTAGATGATGGAAAATTAGTAACCGTTGTTAAAGAAGTTAAACCAATGGAAGTAATTGTGGAAACAGTTAATGGACATAATCTAAAAACTAATAAAAGAGTTAATATCCCAGGTGTTGATTTCTCTATTCCATTTTTAAGTGATAAAGATAAAGAAGATATTAAATGAGGAGCACACTATAAAGTTGACTATATTGCTGCATCATTTGTTAATTCAGCTAAAAATGTTATGGAAATCCGTAAAATTTTAGATGAGAACAATGGAAAACATATTCAAATCATTTCTAAAATTGAATCACAAAGAGCAATTAATAATATTGATGAAATCATTCAAGCTAGTGATGGAATTATGATTGCCAGAGGTGATTTAGGTTTAGAAATTCCTTATTATGATGTTCCTTATTATGAAAAAAGAATTATTCGCAAATGTCGTTTAGCAGGAAAAGAAGTAATTGTTGCTACACAAATGCTTGATTCAATGGAAAACGTTCCCCTACCTACAAGAGCGGAAGTAACTGATGTTTATTTTGCCGTTGAAATTGGAGCAGATGCAACAATGCTATCAGGCGAAACTGCTAGTGGAAAATATCCTTATGAAGCTGTTAGCACAATGTCAAAAATTGCTAAAAGAGCTGAAAAAGAATACTACACCGATCCATTTTATGCACACCAAATTGAAATAGTTGCTAATAATCCAAGCTCAAGAATGCTAATAGCATATGAAGTAGCAAAAATTTTAGAAAAAGGCGAATATAAATTTACCATTGTATTAAGCCACAGTGGAAAATTACTAAAAGAAATCTCTAAATATCGTCCTAACTCATATATCATTGGTGTTGTTAGTGATGACAAACTAGTATGAAGTTTTGGAGTTACTTCAAGTGTCTTCTGTGAAAGACATTCTGAAGCAGTAAGAGCACTTATTAAATATAATCACGATGCTGCTAATACCATTTTAGAAAAATATGGTGCGAAAAAAGGTGATAAATTTATTGTTGTGGATAGTTTAAATATTACAACACATGAATACTAA